The following proteins are co-located in the Nocardia bhagyanarayanae genome:
- a CDS encoding ABC transporter ATP-binding protein, with translation MTNSIVVTSGLTKRYGAHTAVDDVGMRVDAGEIYGFLGPNGAGKTTTLRMLAGLIRPSEGAATVLGGMPGDPAVLRRIGALIESPGFYPYLSGRDNLRVLAKYRGLGRAEVAEALDRVGLADRADDKFRTYSLGMKQRLGVGAALLGRPDLLILDEPTNGLDPAGMAEVRELITELAADGHTVLLSSHLLSEVQEICDRVGVISGGRLIAESTVAELRGAASLLLRAEPMDVAIAAVRDVLGGSEVVLGGGGAVLRTDVGIRIEAHPRIAPVIARAVVEAGADLLELRIDEKSLEEVFFEITEGAMR, from the coding sequence ATGACGAATTCCATCGTGGTCACCTCGGGGCTGACCAAACGCTACGGAGCGCACACGGCCGTCGACGACGTCGGCATGCGTGTGGACGCCGGGGAGATCTACGGATTCCTCGGTCCGAACGGCGCGGGCAAGACCACCACGCTGCGCATGCTCGCCGGGCTCATCCGGCCGAGTGAAGGTGCCGCGACGGTGCTCGGCGGCATGCCCGGTGATCCGGCGGTACTGCGCCGGATCGGCGCGCTGATCGAGAGCCCCGGCTTCTACCCCTACCTCTCCGGGCGCGACAACCTGCGGGTTCTCGCGAAATATCGCGGGCTGGGTCGCGCGGAAGTGGCGGAAGCGCTGGATCGGGTCGGCCTGGCCGATCGTGCCGACGACAAGTTCCGTACCTACTCGCTCGGCATGAAGCAGCGCCTCGGCGTCGGCGCGGCGCTGCTCGGCCGCCCCGATCTGCTGATCCTGGACGAGCCGACAAACGGTCTCGATCCGGCGGGCATGGCCGAAGTGCGGGAGCTGATCACCGAATTGGCCGCCGACGGGCACACCGTGCTGCTGTCCAGTCACCTGCTGAGCGAGGTACAGGAGATCTGCGACCGGGTCGGGGTGATCTCCGGCGGCAGGCTGATCGCCGAATCCACGGTGGCCGAATTGCGCGGCGCCGCTTCGCTGTTGCTGCGGGCGGAACCCATGGACGTCGCCATCGCCGCGGTGCGGGATGTGCTGGGCGGTTCCGAAGTGGTGCTGGGCGGTGGCGGAGCAGTGCTGCGCACGGACGTGGGCATCCGCATCGAGGCGCATCCGCGGATCGCGCCCGTGATCGCCCGCGCCGTGGTCGAGGCCGGAGCCGACCTGCTCGAGCTGCGCATCGACGAGAAGTCCCTGGAAGAAGTGTTCTTCGAGATCACCGAAGGAGCGATGCGATGA
- a CDS encoding FMN-dependent NADH-azoreductase, with amino-acid sequence MSTLLHLDASARRRSISRELSAEFAAAWRAEHPDGGYLYRDLAERPVPFVSEPWTELCDAVLARGGFDPGELDELATTPAQAAALAVLRPLLDEVLAADVILIGTPMYNYSIPAVLKAWLDQITFPRMSLGHRRFVVTSARGGSYSPGAPKAAFDYQERYLRDFFAGHFAVTDTVFLHAELANSRQDPALADRRAEHDDAYAKAIETARSLAAQY; translated from the coding sequence ATGAGCACCTTGTTGCACCTCGACGCGAGCGCGCGTCGGCGTTCCATCAGCCGGGAACTGAGCGCGGAGTTCGCCGCCGCTTGGCGTGCGGAGCACCCGGACGGCGGCTACCTGTACCGGGATCTGGCCGAACGGCCCGTGCCGTTCGTGAGCGAGCCGTGGACCGAGCTGTGCGATGCGGTCCTGGCGCGCGGCGGTTTCGACCCGGGCGAGCTCGACGAACTGGCGACGACTCCGGCGCAGGCCGCGGCGCTCGCGGTGCTGCGTCCACTGTTGGACGAGGTGCTCGCCGCCGACGTGATCCTGATCGGCACCCCGATGTACAACTACTCGATTCCCGCGGTGCTGAAGGCCTGGCTGGACCAGATCACCTTCCCGCGAATGTCGTTGGGGCACCGTCGTTTCGTGGTCACGTCCGCGCGCGGCGGCAGCTATTCGCCCGGTGCGCCCAAGGCGGCCTTCGACTACCAGGAGCGCTACCTGCGCGACTTCTTCGCCGGCCACTTCGCCGTCACCGACACGGTCTTCCTGCACGCCGAACTGGCCAACTCACGCCAGGACCCGGCACTGGCCGACCGCCGAGCCGAACACGACGACGCCTACGCCAAGGCCATCGAAACCGCCCGCTCCCTCGCGGCGCAGTACTGA
- a CDS encoding CbtA family protein produces MPLNPPTPSTPAPLAGTLKTLLLRGLLAGLIAGLLAATVGYFVGEPKVDAAIAIEEANAATEGSHHAPGEPTAGHSHGDEGHSHGDEEEALVSRTGQKFGQFLALGLSGLAFGAIFASVAHFARRHTALSGPKLAIGLGVAGWAAIVAVPFFKYPANPPAVGDPETINDRTLLWVASVLLGLAAVGAGVYVYKLLRGQLDTVRLIAGVAAFALITTLGYVLLPGVDEVSADFPPSLLWQFRVASLAVSATLWAALGLGFAALTEFAGRSTRVRSEVATAG; encoded by the coding sequence GTGCCACTGAACCCACCCACTCCGTCGACTCCGGCTCCCCTGGCCGGAACATTGAAAACCCTGCTGTTGCGCGGCCTGCTCGCCGGTTTGATCGCCGGTCTGCTGGCCGCCACGGTGGGCTATTTCGTCGGCGAACCGAAGGTCGACGCGGCGATCGCCATCGAAGAGGCCAACGCGGCCACCGAAGGGTCGCACCACGCGCCGGGAGAACCCACCGCGGGCCACTCCCACGGCGACGAAGGTCACTCCCACGGCGACGAAGAGGAAGCGCTGGTCAGCAGGACCGGACAGAAATTCGGTCAGTTCCTCGCCCTCGGCCTCAGCGGTCTGGCCTTCGGCGCCATCTTCGCCTCGGTCGCGCACTTCGCGCGGCGCCACACCGCATTGTCCGGTCCGAAACTGGCGATCGGGCTCGGTGTCGCAGGCTGGGCCGCGATCGTCGCGGTGCCGTTCTTCAAGTACCCGGCGAACCCACCCGCGGTGGGCGATCCGGAGACCATCAACGATCGCACCCTGCTGTGGGTGGCCTCGGTGCTGCTCGGTCTCGCGGCCGTCGGCGCGGGGGTGTACGTGTACAAGCTGCTGCGCGGGCAGCTGGACACCGTTCGGCTGATCGCGGGCGTCGCGGCGTTCGCGCTGATCACCACGCTGGGGTACGTCCTGCTGCCCGGCGTCGACGAGGTGTCCGCCGACTTCCCGCCGAGCCTGCTGTGGCAGTTCCGTGTCGCGTCGCTCGCCGTCTCCGCCACGCTGTGGGCGGCCCTCGGCCTCGGTTTCGCGGCGCTCACCGAGTTCGCGGGACGTAGCACCCGGGTACGGAGCGAGGTCGCTACCGCGGGGTGA
- a CDS encoding OsmC family peroxiredoxin gives MPTRTARTAWTGGLQDGSGQVELTSSGVGKYDVSFPKRSAEEADGTTSPEELIAAAHSSCYAMALSAQIGNAGATPESLDVTADVTLGPDPAGGFRITGIKLTVRGRVSGMDADGFLAAAEAAKAGCPVSKALAGVDTISLDAALA, from the coding sequence ATGCCAACACGTACCGCGCGCACCGCTTGGACCGGAGGTCTGCAGGACGGCTCCGGACAGGTCGAGCTGACCAGTTCGGGCGTCGGCAAGTACGACGTGTCGTTCCCGAAGCGTTCCGCGGAGGAAGCCGACGGCACCACCAGCCCCGAGGAACTGATCGCGGCCGCGCACTCCTCCTGCTACGCCATGGCGCTCTCGGCGCAGATCGGCAACGCGGGCGCCACCCCCGAGAGCCTGGACGTCACCGCCGACGTCACCCTCGGCCCGGACCCGGCGGGCGGCTTCCGCATCACCGGCATCAAGCTGACCGTCCGCGGCCGGGTCTCCGGCATGGACGCCGACGGCTTCCTCGCCGCCGCCGAGGCGGCCAAGGCGGGCTGCCCGGTCTCCAAGGCGCTGGCCGGTGTCGACACCATCAGCCTGGACGCCGCGCTGGCGTGA
- a CDS encoding alpha/beta fold hydrolase, whose protein sequence is MWYDEGGAGVPILLLHGLMGSARTWGDQLDWLRAHGHVYTYDAAGHGRPAPPELTTEAFVADLAEATAHLTEPMVVIGHSMGALHGWVFAAHYPERVRALVVEDIAPDFTGRTAADWAAMIEAWPQPFPDADSVLEYFGPVAGRYFLNSFEHGPDGYRLHGSVTTFRDISEEWGTRHFWEQWRAVRVPVLLIEGEHTITPAGQMREMAESNANAEYVLIPDAGHLVHDDQPERYRAEVERFLHRILA, encoded by the coding sequence ATGTGGTACGACGAAGGCGGAGCAGGCGTGCCGATCCTGCTGCTGCACGGCTTGATGGGCAGCGCGCGCACCTGGGGCGACCAGCTGGACTGGCTGCGGGCGCACGGGCACGTCTACACCTACGACGCCGCGGGCCACGGCCGCCCGGCGCCGCCCGAATTGACCACCGAGGCCTTCGTCGCGGATCTCGCCGAAGCCACCGCGCACCTCACCGAGCCGATGGTCGTGATCGGCCACTCCATGGGAGCGCTGCACGGCTGGGTCTTCGCCGCGCACTATCCGGAGCGGGTGCGCGCGCTGGTGGTGGAGGACATCGCCCCCGACTTCACCGGACGCACCGCCGCGGACTGGGCCGCCATGATCGAGGCGTGGCCGCAGCCGTTTCCGGACGCCGACTCGGTGCTCGAGTACTTCGGCCCGGTCGCGGGTCGCTACTTTCTGAACTCCTTCGAGCACGGCCCGGACGGCTATCGGCTGCACGGCTCGGTCACGACCTTCCGCGACATCTCCGAGGAGTGGGGCACCCGCCATTTCTGGGAGCAGTGGCGGGCGGTGCGCGTCCCGGTGCTGCTCATCGAGGGCGAGCACACCATCACCCCGGCCGGGCAGATGCGCGAAATGGCCGAGAGCAACGCGAACGCGGAGTACGTGCTGATTCCGGACGCGGGGCATCTGGTGCACGACGATCAGCCCGAGCGCTATCGCGCCGAAGTGGAGCGATTTCTGCACCGGATCCTCGCCTGA
- a CDS encoding A/G-specific adenine glycosylase yields MLSGTGRITPTPQQIGDRGIDADVLLDWYAETARDLPWRRPGVTAWQILMSEIMLQQTPVVRVEPIWLEWVARWPVPSAMAASSQAEVLRAWGKLGYPRRALRLHECARVLAEEHGDEVPADVDVLLGLPGIGAYTARAVACFAYGQRVPVVDTNVRRVVARAVHGRAEAGNPAARDLAETEALLPAKIDRAARFSAALMELGATVCTARTPDCARCPLPACAWVTAGRPVSEVVRRTQKYEGTDRQARGRLLDVLRAATGPVERVRLDLAWTRDPGQRDRALDSLLVDGLIEQTADGLFALAGEGDR; encoded by the coding sequence ATGCTCAGCGGCACAGGTCGGATCACGCCGACCCCGCAACAGATCGGCGATCGCGGCATCGACGCCGACGTGTTGCTGGACTGGTACGCCGAGACCGCCCGCGACCTGCCGTGGCGACGCCCCGGCGTGACCGCGTGGCAGATCCTGATGAGCGAGATCATGCTCCAGCAGACCCCCGTCGTGCGGGTCGAGCCGATCTGGCTGGAGTGGGTGGCGCGCTGGCCGGTGCCCTCGGCGATGGCCGCGTCCTCCCAGGCCGAGGTGCTGCGCGCGTGGGGCAAGCTCGGCTATCCGCGGCGCGCGCTACGGCTGCACGAGTGCGCGCGGGTGCTCGCCGAGGAACACGGCGACGAGGTCCCCGCCGACGTGGACGTGCTGCTCGGGCTGCCCGGCATCGGCGCTTACACCGCGCGTGCGGTCGCCTGCTTCGCCTACGGCCAGCGCGTGCCGGTGGTGGACACCAACGTGCGCCGGGTCGTCGCGCGCGCCGTGCACGGTCGCGCCGAAGCGGGCAACCCGGCCGCGCGCGATCTCGCCGAGACCGAGGCGCTGCTGCCCGCGAAAATCGACCGCGCGGCAAGGTTTTCCGCCGCGCTGATGGAACTCGGCGCGACGGTCTGCACCGCGCGCACGCCCGACTGTGCGCGCTGTCCACTGCCCGCCTGCGCCTGGGTGACCGCGGGTCGCCCGGTGTCGGAAGTGGTGCGCCGCACGCAGAAGTACGAGGGCACCGACCGCCAGGCCCGCGGCCGCCTGCTCGACGTGTTGCGCGCCGCGACCGGGCCGGTCGAGCGGGTTCGCCTGGACCTGGCATGGACCCGCGATCCGGGCCAGCGCGACAGGGCACTCGACTCGCTGCTGGTCGACGGGCTGATCGAGCAGACGGCCGATGGATTGTTCGCCCTCGCCGGCGAGGGTGATCGCTGA
- a CDS encoding ABC transporter permease, with amino-acid sequence MTDLLASTRAELLRLRGWPAFWIVLGTWILLNLTFSYLFNYLAYTSGEQSAMSDGLPKEVLLQQMLPAAVPEVFTQGMAMFGGALMLILGALAVGSGYGWGTWKTVLTQGPSRTAAIGGVLLGLALVVVALVCAAFAVDTGVAALIASTESQSLALPSTARVFDGLLTGTAILGMWTLAGALIGALARGPALAVGLGLVWVLVVENLLRATAAIFAPIEAFTNRLPGTAAGSLAGVMRTVDGPATPGVLDLLSRTESLVLLGIYTAVFAATTLALIHRRDLV; translated from the coding sequence ATGACCGACCTGTTGGCGAGCACTCGCGCGGAACTGCTGCGGCTGCGCGGGTGGCCCGCGTTCTGGATCGTGCTCGGGACGTGGATTCTGTTGAATCTCACCTTCTCCTACCTGTTCAACTACCTTGCCTACACCTCGGGCGAGCAGAGCGCGATGTCCGACGGACTGCCGAAAGAAGTTCTGCTGCAACAGATGCTGCCTGCTGCGGTGCCGGAGGTGTTCACCCAGGGGATGGCGATGTTCGGCGGCGCGCTCATGCTGATCCTCGGCGCGCTCGCCGTCGGCAGTGGATACGGCTGGGGCACCTGGAAAACCGTGCTCACCCAGGGTCCTTCGCGGACAGCGGCGATCGGCGGCGTGCTGCTCGGCCTCGCGCTGGTCGTCGTCGCACTGGTCTGCGCGGCGTTCGCGGTGGACACCGGGGTGGCCGCGCTGATCGCAAGCACCGAGTCGCAATCCCTCGCGCTGCCGAGCACGGCTCGGGTCTTCGACGGACTGCTCACCGGCACAGCCATTCTCGGCATGTGGACGCTAGCGGGCGCGCTGATCGGCGCACTCGCTCGCGGCCCGGCGCTCGCCGTGGGCCTCGGTCTGGTCTGGGTACTGGTGGTGGAGAACCTGCTACGCGCGACGGCCGCGATCTTCGCCCCGATCGAAGCGTTCACCAACCGCCTACCCGGAACCGCCGCGGGTTCCCTCGCTGGCGTTATGCGCACGGTGGACGGCCCGGCCACACCCGGCGTCCTCGACCTCCTCTCGCGCACCGAATCCCTTGTCCTGCTGGGCATTTACACGGCCGTCTTCGCCGCGACCACCCTCGCCCTCATCCACCGCCGCGACCTCGTCTGA
- a CDS encoding histidine kinase has translation MSAPGIANRGSVVWDWGLAFIVAVVQVAGGRGANLHQTGTQSLDVLGYLLLLAGPVALAFRRVQPLPVLVIALAACGIYLALGYGYGPIFLSLVIAFLTAGTIGSRWWTYPLVPIGYLLFVWPLPAMLGEPVNGWQIFGLMAWLAVLIGAAEGLRQRQAAMEARKQRAEAARRDEQAQRERRATEERLAIARELHDVLAHSLSLINVQSSVALELFDKRPQQARTALAAIKAASKESLAEVHTLLQTIRMGATLADPETAPVQRDSTEPSRPARGRRGLRRAAPNQRRASGSAEPGKQPEEPRTVAREPRFEPRPAEPPKKQEAPRAPAPSIADLDTLLRRPREAGLTVETRIIGEPQKLPSVIDAAAARIIQESLTNVVRHAPGASATVTVRYATGSVDLTIDNARPTAPAVRSGSGGNGIIGMRERAHALGGALTAGPRPSGGFRVAARLPSEIVPVRQRPAVRPAESAAKNGNGVAEGVCAEPDALNGSGSASTDSSDAAADDRTDRNGSASTPTGGPDATDRRESSASASLDDFGTAPGNPSAHSAAASSGGSDTATANRSPHGGSASDTGNVVSATGDRTVRNGSVSPPDRDPAVRDSAPASSGDSSTAGP, from the coding sequence GTGAGTGCGCCAGGCATAGCGAATCGTGGCTCGGTCGTATGGGACTGGGGCCTCGCGTTCATCGTCGCGGTAGTCCAGGTGGCCGGGGGTCGCGGCGCCAATCTGCACCAGACCGGCACGCAGTCGCTGGATGTGCTCGGCTACCTGCTGCTGCTTGCGGGACCGGTGGCGCTGGCTTTCCGGCGCGTCCAGCCGCTGCCGGTGCTGGTGATCGCGCTCGCCGCGTGCGGAATCTACCTGGCGCTCGGCTACGGATACGGTCCGATCTTCCTTTCGCTGGTGATCGCCTTCCTCACCGCGGGGACGATCGGATCCCGTTGGTGGACATACCCGCTCGTGCCGATCGGCTACCTGCTCTTCGTGTGGCCGCTGCCCGCGATGCTCGGTGAGCCGGTGAACGGCTGGCAGATCTTCGGGCTGATGGCGTGGTTGGCCGTGCTCATCGGCGCGGCCGAAGGGTTGCGCCAGCGCCAAGCGGCGATGGAGGCCCGCAAGCAGCGCGCGGAAGCCGCCCGCCGCGACGAGCAGGCGCAGCGGGAACGCCGGGCGACCGAGGAGCGGCTTGCCATCGCCAGGGAGCTGCACGACGTGCTCGCCCACAGTCTTTCGCTGATCAACGTGCAGTCGTCGGTGGCGCTGGAGCTGTTCGACAAGCGGCCGCAGCAGGCGAGGACGGCGCTCGCCGCGATCAAGGCGGCGAGCAAGGAATCGCTGGCCGAGGTGCATACCCTGCTCCAGACCATCCGCATGGGCGCGACCCTCGCGGACCCCGAAACCGCACCGGTGCAGCGTGATTCGACCGAGCCGTCCCGTCCCGCGCGCGGCCGCCGTGGTCTGCGCCGGGCCGCGCCGAACCAGCGGCGGGCATCCGGTTCGGCGGAGCCGGGCAAGCAGCCGGAGGAGCCGCGCACCGTCGCACGGGAGCCGCGCTTCGAACCGCGCCCAGCCGAGCCGCCGAAGAAGCAGGAGGCGCCGCGCGCGCCCGCGCCGAGCATCGCCGACCTGGACACGCTGCTTCGGCGGCCACGCGAGGCGGGGCTGACCGTCGAGACCCGAATCATCGGCGAGCCGCAGAAGTTGCCCAGCGTGATCGACGCGGCCGCGGCCCGGATCATCCAGGAATCCCTGACCAACGTCGTGCGCCACGCGCCGGGCGCGAGCGCCACGGTCACCGTCCGCTACGCGACCGGCTCCGTCGACCTCACGATCGACAACGCCCGCCCCACCGCGCCCGCCGTCCGCTCTGGTTCCGGCGGCAACGGCATCATCGGGATGCGCGAGCGGGCGCACGCGCTGGGGGGAGCGCTGACCGCGGGCCCGCGTCCGAGCGGTGGGTTCCGCGTCGCGGCCCGGCTACCCAGCGAGATCGTTCCGGTGCGGCAACGCCCGGCGGTCCGGCCGGCCGAATCCGCGGCGAAGAACGGCAACGGCGTAGCGGAGGGGGTCTGCGCCGAGCCGGACGCGCTCAACGGCTCCGGTTCCGCGTCCACCGACAGCTCGGACGCCGCGGCCGACGACCGCACGGACCGCAACGGCAGCGCGTCGACCCCCACCGGCGGCCCGGACGCCACTGACAGACGGGAAAGCTCCGCGTCCGCATCTCTCGACGACTTCGGTACCGCGCCAGGCAACCCGAGCGCGCACTCGGCGGCAGCGTCTTCCGGCGGCTCCGACACCGCTACAGCCAACCGGAGCCCGCACGGCGGCAGCGCGTCGGACACCGGCAACGTGGTCTCCGCAACCGGTGATCGCACCGTCCGCAACGGCAGCGTGTCCCCGCCCGACAGGGACCCGGCGGTCCGGGACTCCGCGCCCGCATCGTCCGGCGACTCGAGCACCGCGGGGCCCTGA
- a CDS encoding DMT family transporter, which yields MNWLVLGLAGLVEIVWSQSIKPTENFTRPLPTLVCFVLGSLAVYLLSRAMQTLPVGTAYAVFTGIGAVGAIGLGIVVHRDPFSAGRLLALALILGGIVLARVTNPE from the coding sequence ATGAACTGGCTCGTATTGGGTCTCGCGGGCCTCGTCGAGATCGTCTGGTCACAGAGCATCAAACCGACCGAGAACTTCACCCGCCCGCTACCCACGCTCGTGTGCTTCGTGCTGGGCAGCCTCGCCGTATACCTGCTGTCCAGGGCCATGCAGACGCTGCCCGTCGGCACCGCCTACGCCGTGTTCACCGGAATCGGCGCGGTGGGCGCGATCGGCCTCGGCATCGTGGTGCACCGGGATCCGTTCAGCGCGGGGCGATTGCTCGCGCTCGCACTGATTCTCGGCGGCATCGTGCTCGCCCGGGTGACCAATCCCGAGTGA
- a CDS encoding response regulator transcription factor, which yields MDERGEAQSIRVLVADDQALVRGGFVALLNAQDGVEVVGEAENGEQAVRMTRTLRPDVVLMDIRMPVLDGLCATRMIAEDPKLAEVRVVVLTTFELDEYVFEAMRSGATGFLVKHTEPADLVRAVRVVAAGDALLSPGVTRRLIAEFAAHAKQPPPAALNELTDREREVMTLVAEGLTNAEIGERLYMSPATARTHVSRILTKLDARDRTQLVVLAYESGLVRPGWH from the coding sequence ATGGACGAGCGCGGGGAGGCCCAGAGCATTCGGGTGTTGGTCGCCGACGATCAGGCGTTGGTGCGCGGTGGGTTCGTCGCGCTGCTGAACGCGCAGGACGGCGTCGAGGTGGTCGGCGAGGCCGAGAACGGTGAGCAGGCCGTGCGGATGACTCGCACGCTGCGGCCGGACGTCGTGCTGATGGACATCCGCATGCCCGTGCTCGACGGGCTGTGCGCGACCAGGATGATCGCGGAGGACCCCAAGCTGGCCGAGGTCCGCGTGGTCGTGCTGACCACTTTCGAGCTGGACGAATACGTCTTCGAGGCGATGCGCTCCGGCGCGACCGGCTTCCTCGTCAAACACACCGAACCGGCCGACCTGGTGCGCGCTGTCCGCGTGGTGGCCGCCGGTGACGCTCTGCTCTCCCCCGGCGTCACCCGCCGCCTGATCGCCGAATTCGCCGCGCACGCCAAACAGCCGCCGCCCGCCGCGCTGAACGAACTCACCGACCGCGAGCGGGAGGTGATGACGCTCGTGGCCGAGGGCCTCACCAACGCCGAAATCGGCGAACGCCTCTACATGAGCCCGGCCACCGCCCGCACCCACGTCAGCCGCATTCTCACCAAACTCGACGCCCGCGACCGCACCCAGCTCGTCGTCCTCGCCTACGAATCCGGCCTGGTCCGCCCCGGTTGGCACTGA
- a CDS encoding carbonic anhydrase has protein sequence MSDSNPISAWKSLREGNERFVNGTLLHPSQGAADRAKLVGGQHPSAIVFGCGDSRVAAELIFDQGLGDMFVVRTAGHVVDSSVLGSIEYGVHVLSVPLIVVLGHDSCGAVKATIDALDGGEVPGGFIRSVVEKVTPSILIGRREGLSGVDEMEARHVVETSRLLMQRSMIISQRVATGELAIASVTYKLAEGQVKLHRVVGNIGEVV, from the coding sequence ATGTCTGATTCAAACCCGATCAGCGCCTGGAAATCCCTCCGCGAGGGCAACGAGCGTTTCGTCAACGGCACGCTTTTGCATCCTAGTCAGGGTGCCGCCGACCGGGCGAAGCTCGTCGGCGGTCAGCATCCTTCGGCCATCGTCTTCGGGTGCGGCGACTCGCGCGTGGCGGCGGAATTGATCTTCGATCAAGGCCTCGGCGACATGTTCGTAGTGCGCACCGCGGGCCACGTGGTCGACAGCTCGGTGCTCGGTTCGATCGAGTACGGCGTGCACGTGTTGAGCGTTCCGCTGATCGTGGTGCTCGGACACGACAGCTGCGGCGCGGTGAAGGCGACCATCGACGCGCTCGACGGCGGTGAGGTACCCGGTGGGTTCATCCGCAGCGTCGTCGAAAAGGTGACGCCCTCCATCCTGATCGGCCGCCGCGAGGGTCTCTCCGGCGTGGACGAGATGGAGGCCAGGCATGTCGTGGAGACCAGCAGGCTGCTGATGCAGCGGTCGATGATCATTTCCCAGCGGGTCGCGACCGGCGAGCTGGCCATTGCCAGCGTGACGTACAAACTGGCCGAAGGCCAGGTCAAGCTGCACCGTGTCGTCGGCAACATCGGTGAGGTCGTCTGA
- the mhuD gene encoding mycobilin-forming heme oxygenase MhuD produces MAVVKINAIEVPEGAGPELEKRFAHRAHAVENSPGFLGFQLLRPVAGENRYFVVTQWDSEESFAAWRDGPARAAHAGSGDKKPVSTGASLLEFEVVLDVAAKPAS; encoded by the coding sequence ATGGCTGTCGTGAAGATCAACGCGATCGAGGTCCCCGAAGGCGCCGGACCCGAGCTGGAGAAGCGGTTCGCGCACCGCGCGCACGCGGTGGAGAACTCGCCCGGCTTCCTCGGCTTCCAGCTGCTGCGTCCGGTCGCGGGCGAGAACCGCTACTTCGTGGTGACCCAGTGGGATTCCGAGGAGTCCTTCGCCGCTTGGCGGGACGGTCCGGCCCGTGCCGCCCACGCGGGCAGCGGCGACAAGAAGCCGGTTTCGACCGGCGCGTCGCTGCTCGAATTCGAGGTCGTGCTGGACGTCGCGGCCAAGCCCGCGTCCTGA
- a CDS encoding CbtB domain-containing protein produces the protein MAIAHSPSRTTDSLATVLVTVGVVLLALLTLYLVGFDQGAISRSGMFMHELMHDGRHLLGVPCH, from the coding sequence ATGGCCATCGCGCATTCACCGAGCCGGACAACCGATTCCCTGGCGACCGTGCTCGTCACGGTAGGTGTCGTTCTTCTCGCACTGCTCACGCTGTACCTGGTCGGCTTCGATCAGGGCGCCATCTCGCGCAGCGGGATGTTCATGCACGAGCTGATGCATGACGGACGGCATCTGCTGGGTGTTCCGTGCCACTGA
- a CDS encoding TetR/AcrR family transcriptional regulator, giving the protein MDAHSDLLTGAPLDQPPSERADAARNRAKVLAAAAELFAGRDPRAVTMDDIAKAAGVGRGTLYRRYPDTNSIAVALLDEHERALQERLLHGEPPLGPGAAPADRLAAFYEAMVELLDSHAHLALGAETGGARFTTGAYGFWYAHVRALLVAADIRDPDALVDSLLAPLAAEVYTAQRERGLDPSAIARGLARIAHAVLASPE; this is encoded by the coding sequence ATGGACGCCCACTCGGATCTGCTCACAGGCGCACCGCTCGACCAACCACCGAGCGAACGCGCGGACGCGGCACGCAACCGCGCCAAGGTCCTCGCGGCCGCGGCGGAACTCTTCGCAGGCCGCGATCCGCGCGCGGTCACCATGGACGACATCGCCAAGGCCGCGGGCGTCGGCCGCGGCACGCTGTACCGCCGCTACCCGGACACGAATTCGATCGCCGTCGCACTCCTCGACGAGCACGAACGCGCCCTCCAGGAGCGCCTGCTGCACGGCGAACCACCCCTCGGCCCCGGCGCGGCCCCCGCCGACCGCCTGGCCGCCTTCTACGAGGCGATGGTCGAGCTCCTCGACAGCCACGCCCACCTGGCCTTGGGCGCGGAGACCGGCGGCGCCCGCTTCACGACCGGGGCGTACGGGTTCTGGTACGCCCATGTGCGTGCGTTGCTGGTCGCGGCGGACATCCGCGATCCGGACGCGCTGGTCGATTCACTGCTCGCGCCCTTGGCCGCGGAGGTCTACACCGCGCAACGCGAACGCGGACTCGACCCGTCCGCGATCGCCCGAGGGTTGGCCCGCATCGCCCACGCCGTCCTCGCCAGTCCCGAATAG
- a CDS encoding SRPBCC family protein: MVDQSVRLPDLSARPHDLTVERVMKAPPSLLYAAWTQGFDIWFAAPDSVRMRPAVNEPFFFETEFEGKRNPHYGRFLRLEPERLVELTWVTGEGGTEGAETVVSVQFVKQPRGIRLRLRHAGFASEAARDRHRAAWPQVLEQLDVKLGAAG; encoded by the coding sequence ATGGTCGACCAGTCAGTTCGTCTCCCGGATCTGTCCGCACGGCCCCACGACCTCACCGTGGAGCGGGTGATGAAAGCACCGCCCAGCTTGCTCTACGCCGCATGGACACAGGGGTTCGACATCTGGTTCGCCGCCCCGGATTCGGTGCGGATGAGGCCCGCGGTGAACGAGCCGTTCTTCTTCGAGACCGAGTTCGAGGGCAAGCGCAATCCGCACTACGGCCGGTTCCTGCGGCTGGAGCCGGAGCGCCTCGTCGAACTCACCTGGGTCACCGGCGAGGGCGGCACCGAGGGCGCCGAGACAGTGGTGAGCGTGCAGTTCGTCAAGCAGCCGCGCGGCATCCGGCTTCGTCTGCGCCACGCGGGGTTCGCGAGCGAGGCGGCCAGAGACCGGCACCGCGCGGCGTGGCCGCAGGTGCTCGAGCAACTCGACGTGAAGCTCGGCGCGGCGGGCTGA